In the Pectinatus sottacetonis genome, ATAGTAGCAGCTAATTTAACTGCTAAGAGCGATGCCGCAGAATTAGCAAAAAAAATTATTACAAATCTAACACGCCCTTTTTGCCTGCAAAAAAAATATATATCTGTGGGTGCCAGCTTAGGTATTTCTTTTTATCCCCATGACAGTAAAAATATGGAAGAACTCATAAAAATGGCTGATAAGGCTATGTATTATGTAAAAAAGACACACTGTAGTGATTATAATTTTTTCAGTAACTGCTAACAGTATTGAGTAAAATTTATTCTATCCCAAATAGGAAAATAATTTATTTTAAGCTTTTCATATTTTTTTATGTTATTAATACAAAAAATTCATATTATATGGTAAAATAATAGTGTATATATTACTCGAGAATAATATTCTCTTAGTTTATCTAATAAGATAAGCTATACAACCATTGCACAAATATTTTTTCTAGTATTTATTATCCATTATTCTACGGCAATTTATATTAATAGACTAAAATGATTTTAATCTGAGGTGTGAATGCTAATGAAAGCTTACCAAGTACGAATTAAATTGCTCGATTTTCACCATGATATCTGGCGCGAAGTAATAATTCCTGCAGATATTAATTTTAAATTACTTCATAATACTATCCAAACTTCAATGGGATGGTATAACAGCCATTTATACGAATTTAATTTACCTGATGAAAAACTACGGATAACCAATGATGAAGAAAGCTTTAGTAATTTTAAAACAGCCAGGAAAAAATATACTAAAATTTCCCCTGCTGACAATAATAACAAACTAATCTATGAATTATTAAAAACTACTATAAAACGGCCCCAGGACCTAAAAATAGAAAATTACATGGAAAAATATAAATTTCTTAATTATATTTATGATTTTGGGGACAACTGGGTTCATAGAATATTTCTCAGAGAAATATTAACTGACTATCAATATTCTTATCCCACAATTATTTCTGGAATTGGTGCATGTCCACCAGAAGATGTTGGTGGAACAGCTTGTTATGATGAGTTTCTTACTGCATGGAGCGATCCCAATCACCCTGAACATAATGATACTGTAAAATGGGGAAACACTCAGCATTATCATAGTTTCAATCAAAAAACTGCTAACAATCAATTAAAAAATTGCTTCAAATAAAATAATAAGGTATTATAATGCGAATAAAAATAAAGCAGCTTTTATATGAAAAAATTGATCCTGATTACAAAAATTTTATTTCTAAATTACTGCCTAACATTAATGATAATATTTTAGGCATACGTATTCCGTTGCTTCGTAAAACAGCCAGGAATATTATTAAAAAAAATGATTTTAGAAAATATTTAAGATCAGCTTGTAATGATTCTTTTGAGGAAATTTTATTACAAGGCCTTGTTATCGGTTATGCTGACTGTTCATTTGCAGAAAAGATTTTTTATATAAAAAGCTTTATTCCTAAAATAAACAATTGGTCTACATGTGACAGTTTCTGCACTAGCTTAAAATTTACTAAAAATCACCTAGAGGAAACATGGCAATTCCTCCAGCCTTATTTTTCCAGCGATTCTGAATTTAAAGTAAGATTTGCGCTCGTTATGCTAAAAACATATTATATAAAAACTACCTACGTTGACAAAATTTTTACTATACTAAATAATATTAACCATAATGGATATTATGTAAAAATGGCCACAGCCTGGACAATTTCAGAATGTTATATAAAACTGCCTGTCCAGACTATGCCTTTTCTACATAATAACAATCTGGACAAATTTACTTATAATAAGGCTCTGCAAAAAATTATTGAATCATATCGTATAAATAAACAGGAAAAAATATTATTAAAAAAAATGAAAAAATAATAATATTTTTACAGCTACTAATAAAAATAAAAGCCTTGTAAAAATAATCTATATAATTTAAAATATAACATATGATTGCATATATATACAATCATATGTTATATTTTATTTACATTAATTTATTTTTTAATATATTAAATATTTCTTATAACTACAATACATTTCAAATCAAGGGAGAAATAATTTGAAAAATATTGCATTTGTTTGTATTCATAACTCATGTCGTTCTCAAATAGCAGAGGCTTTCACCAGAATCATAGGTTTAGGAGTTTGCCGAGCCTATTCTGCGGGTACAGAAAAAAGAGATAATATAAATCCTGCAGCTGTAAAAATAATGAAAGAATTAGGCATAGATATGGAAATCCTACAAAAACCAAAACTACTCAATACCCTGCCTCCTATAGACATTTTGATAACAATGGGCTGTAACGTAAACTGTCCTTATATTCCTTGTCAACACCGCGAAGACTGGGGAATTGAAGACCCATCGGGCAAATCTGATGTTGAATTCCGTAAAACACGTGATTTAATAAAAAGTAAAGTAGAAATATTGGTAAATCAACTAAAAAAAGAGTAATTATTTATGCATAATATATTATATTATTTTAGTAATATATCTAAACAAATCTCCCACAGAAATAAACTGTGGGAGATTTTATAACATAAATTCTCATAAAAACATCTGTACTGCTAAAAATCATCAAAATTTTCAGTTTTTATATTCACATTTTGGCTGCCAATATACGGCTTCGATAATCTTTATAAGTCTTTGCCGTTCCTGAAATGGTATCACCCTCCCATGTATCGTATACTCATCTTCTGCAATAATTTTAGTCAACTCCTTAGTCTTGGAAAAATTCATGGCAACATCATCACAACGACCCAATAAATAATCTATTGTTACTTCAAAATAATTTGCCAATTTTTTCAGCATTTGTGGATCTGGTTGGTATCTCTCAGTTTCATAACCGGATAAGGCACCTTGTGATATGTTTAATATTTTTGCTAAGTCTTTTTGGTATAAACCTTTTTTCCTACGTAATTCTTTTAGTCTATTCAAAATTGTGCCCCCTAATAATAGGCTAACTAATATGTATTAAAAATATCATAGCAATTTTATCAATATTTTTCTATTAAGTTATTGACATATTAGATATCCTATTATATTATGATATATAATATTAGTTTAGCTAATTTATGTATCTTATTGTTTAGGAGAGGTTTATTATGAACATAAAAAAATATCGAGAAAAGCTAAAAATTACTCAGGCAAATTTAGCCAAACGAATGAATGTGACACAAGGTGCTGTAGTTCAATGGGAGGCAGGGATTTGTCTACCTCGAGCTGATAAGCTGCCTATGCTTGCTAAAATATTGAATTGTACTATTGATGAGCTTATTATTTCTAATAATCGTCCTTCTCGCAAGAAAAAACCAACAAGTAAAAAGTGCTAATATAATATTAGCAAACATAATATTATATCAGTTACTATATTTACATAAGTAGTAACTAAGCTTATAAACACTTTACTAAAATTTAACTATGATATAATATTTAAATTAAATATTTTTATCGAAATTCTATGGCGTATTGAGTATTTTATTATGTTTTATTTCATTTTTTATGATAATTGTTTTTAGCATGAGCAGAATTATTGCAAACACATTTTATCAATAACAAGGAGATTTATTATGCCGGGCAGAAAAAAATTCATAGTAATTCCTGATTCATTTAAAGGAACACTTTCTTCCTATGAAATATGTGCCATTATGAGTAAAAAAATTACTGCTTATTTTCCTTGTGCCAACATAGTGACTATCCCTATAGCTGACGGTGGTGAAGGGACAACAGACGCTTTTATAGCCGCACTGGGAGGTCAAAAAATAATAACAGAAGTAAATGGTCCTTATCAGAAAAGGATCACTTCATTTTTTGGTATTCTGCCTGACAAAACAGCTGTTATTGAAATGGCAGCAGCAGCAGGACTGCCCTTAGTAAAAGATAATCTGCATGTCGAATATGCCAGCACTTTTGGCGTAGGTCAATTAATAAAAAAAGCTGTTGACTGCGGCTGTAAAAAAATTATTCTGGGACTAGGAGGCAGCTGTACTAATGATGGAGGCTGTGGTATGGCCGCGGCTTTAGGCGGTATTTTTAAAGATATTGCTGGCAATGCTTTTCTTCCAGTCGGTAATACGTTAAAGGATATTGCCACCATAAATTTATCTTCCATAAAAAGCAATTATTCTAATATTAAATTTTATGCTATGTGCGATATTGATAACAAATTATATGGAAAAAATGGTGCAGCTTTTATCTTCGCCCCGCAAAAGGGTGCTGATGACGCAACTGTAGAATTACTCGATAAAGGACTTATGCATCTATCAAGCGTTATAAAAGCGTCCTTGGGTATGGACATAGCTGATTTAAAAGGCGGTGGAGCTGCCGGCGGTATGGGAGCCGGTGTTGCCGCATTTTTAAATGGTTCACTATCCAGTGGTATAAATACAATTCTTGATTGTGTAAATTTTGATAAAATTTGTCGCGATACTGATTTCATTTTTTCCGGTGAAGGAAAACTTGACCACCAATCACTACAAGGAAAAGTATTAGACGGAATATGCCAGCACGCCAGGCAATTTTCTGTACCAGTAATTGCCGTGGTCGGCGCAGTTGAAGGTGATATAAGTGAGATGTACAATAGAGGTATTACCGCTATTTTTAGTATAAACCAAAATCCTTTGCCTTTTTCGCAAAGTGCCCCATTAACTGCTAAAAATTTACAAATAACTATGGATAATATTCTGCGATTACTGATTTGTTCTGCAAAATAATGCTATTATATAATAAATTTATCTAAAATAGGATTTTTTTTCGTAAAAATTAATATATTTTACTTTTTTTCTTATATTCTTATGAATTTTTAATAAATACCTGTAAAATATATTATAAACTACTAGACAAAAGTACGCAGATATGCTAAGATATGAAACGTAAAGATGTTAACAAGGCAATGGAGCCATATGATTACCTGATTTCTGCATATTATCGTAGGGGTTAGTTCATTCATATGGTTTTTTTATTGCTTAATTTCTAAAATATAAAGGTGGTTTTCTTATGGACGATTTACTTTTCGTTATCCCTGCGAATTCTAAAAAAGAAGATATTCTGTGCAAATTGAAAGAACACCCTGAAATTAAATTTGTTTCATTAGTCGGTATTGACCTTGCTGGTAATGATACTGATGAAAAAATACCTATGCAGATTTTTCTGGATGATATAGACAAATTTTATGAGGGATCAGCAGTTCAGACAGATGGTTCTTCTGTAGTTTTAACTAATATTGCTACCTTAAATAATGCCAAAGTTGATATGCCAGTAGATCCATCTGTTAATTGGTTTATTGATTATAATATGGAACATTATGATGCTGAATTAGATAAACCTATTGGTACACTCCGCATCCCAGCATTTCTTATTCATGAAGGTAAGCGTGTTGATTCTCGTGCTGTTCTTACTGATACTCTTTCTTATGTCAAAAAAGAACTTCTTGGCCTATTTGCACAAAACGAAACAGTTTCTGGCCTTGAACATATTAAAAGCAGTGATGTGGAAGATATTCTCTTTACTTCTGCCACTGAACTTGAATTTTGGGTAAAAACACCATTAAGTGAAGCTGACATTTCCGAAATGAGTGCATCCCAGGTCATGCAGGAACAATATTGGCAGCGTACCCGTGGGGCAGTTCGTTCCGCGCTGGAAGAAACAATTCTAGCCATGGAAGACTACGGTTTGGAACCAGAAATGGGTCATAAAGAAGTTGGCGGCATGAAAGGACACATGGATTCATCAGGTCATATGAACCATGTTTGTGAACAAATCGAAATTGACTGGAAATTTGCTAATGCTGTACAAGCCGCAGATAATGAATTACTCGTCCGTACCATTGCTAAAGAAGTATTTCGCGCTAATGGACTTGAAGTTAACTTTAAGGCAAAACCCATGATTGGTCTGGCTGGTAATGGAGAACATACTCATATAGGTATGGCTGCTAAACTAAAAAGTGGTAAAATAATAAACTTATTCTCGCCCAAGGAAATGACAAAAGATTTCATGAGTTCCATAGGTTATGGTGCAATAATGGGACTTTTGAAAAATTATGAAGTAATCAATCCATTCGTTTCTTCTACAAATGATTCACTCAATCGTCTTAAGCCAGGATTTGAAGCACCTGTATGTATAGTTACATCACTTGGGCATGATCCTAAAATTCCTTCACGTAACCGTACTATACTAGCCGGCCTTGTTCGTGATATAAACAGCCCTATGGCTACGCGTTTTGAATTACGCGCCTGCAACCCATATACAAATACATATATCGCATTGTCAGCTATTTATTCAGCTATTTTAGATGGTGTTAAATATTCTATTACAAAAACTACCACTGAACTTGTTTCTGAACTTTCAAAAGAAGCTGGTTCATCTGCTGGTTATTTAGAAAAAGACCGCGCATATCGCAGTGAAAACGATGTATTTGAAGATTATACCCAAGAAGAGCGTGATCATCTCTTCTCTGTACCACCTGCTACTGTATGGGAAAACATGCAGGCATTGAAAAATTATCCGGAAAAACGTTCTGTTATTACTGCTAGCGGTGCTTTGCGTGACCAAATAATTGATGCTTTTGTTGCTGGCGAACTCATTCGCTGGAAAACAGAACTTATCAGTCGTATAATTCCAGAAAATCGCGCTATAGTAAGCGCATGCCAGGAAATAAAATCTAATTATGTTACTGACCAGGATTCTTATAATTGGAACAAAATTAACAGTATGCGTTGTTATCTTGCTAAAGACAGTATTGACGAAAAATCTTTATTTACCTTATTGATAAAAGCTCTGAATGAAAATGATTTTGCTACAGCTTCTGGTCTGCAGATCGAAATGTATGATAAAGTTGAAGAATTAAAAACCCTTTATGCTGCTTATAAAATGAATATGATTTAGTATTAGTAATTGTTACTAAAATATTGAGGCGAATAGAATTATTTTGCCTCAATATTTTTTTATCTAAAATTAATATAAAATAAACTACATTATTATTGCTATTTTTCTCTTTTTAATTTATAATCATTTATGGAATTGGTTCCATAAATGATTATAATATAAACAATTTTCTATTTTTAGAAAGGATTTGCACAATATGAAAAACTTATCTTTTATGCTGCCAATAAAAGGCAGTATTAT is a window encoding:
- a CDS encoding DNA alkylation repair protein; the protein is MRIKIKQLLYEKIDPDYKNFISKLLPNINDNILGIRIPLLRKTARNIIKKNDFRKYLRSACNDSFEEILLQGLVIGYADCSFAEKIFYIKSFIPKINNWSTCDSFCTSLKFTKNHLEETWQFLQPYFSSDSEFKVRFALVMLKTYYIKTTYVDKIFTILNNINHNGYYVKMATAWTISECYIKLPVQTMPFLHNNNLDKFTYNKALQKIIESYRINKQEKILLKKMKK
- a CDS encoding helix-turn-helix transcriptional regulator — translated: MNIKKYREKLKITQANLAKRMNVTQGAVVQWEAGICLPRADKLPMLAKILNCTIDELIISNNRPSRKKKPTSKKC
- a CDS encoding arsenate reductase ArsC — encoded protein: MKNIAFVCIHNSCRSQIAEAFTRIIGLGVCRAYSAGTEKRDNINPAAVKIMKELGIDMEILQKPKLLNTLPPIDILITMGCNVNCPYIPCQHREDWGIEDPSGKSDVEFRKTRDLIKSKVEILVNQLKKE
- a CDS encoding glycerate kinase family protein, encoding MPGRKKFIVIPDSFKGTLSSYEICAIMSKKITAYFPCANIVTIPIADGGEGTTDAFIAALGGQKIITEVNGPYQKRITSFFGILPDKTAVIEMAAAAGLPLVKDNLHVEYASTFGVGQLIKKAVDCGCKKIILGLGGSCTNDGGCGMAAALGGIFKDIAGNAFLPVGNTLKDIATINLSSIKSNYSNIKFYAMCDIDNKLYGKNGAAFIFAPQKGADDATVELLDKGLMHLSSVIKASLGMDIADLKGGGAAGGMGAGVAAFLNGSLSSGINTILDCVNFDKICRDTDFIFSGEGKLDHQSLQGKVLDGICQHARQFSVPVIAVVGAVEGDISEMYNRGITAIFSINQNPLPFSQSAPLTAKNLQITMDNILRLLICSAK
- a CDS encoding helix-turn-helix domain-containing protein, with product MNRLKELRRKKGLYQKDLAKILNISQGALSGYETERYQPDPQMLKKLANYFEVTIDYLLGRCDDVAMNFSKTKELTKIIAEDEYTIHGRVIPFQERQRLIKIIEAVYWQPKCEYKN
- a CDS encoding glutamine synthetase, yielding MDDLLFVIPANSKKEDILCKLKEHPEIKFVSLVGIDLAGNDTDEKIPMQIFLDDIDKFYEGSAVQTDGSSVVLTNIATLNNAKVDMPVDPSVNWFIDYNMEHYDAELDKPIGTLRIPAFLIHEGKRVDSRAVLTDTLSYVKKELLGLFAQNETVSGLEHIKSSDVEDILFTSATELEFWVKTPLSEADISEMSASQVMQEQYWQRTRGAVRSALEETILAMEDYGLEPEMGHKEVGGMKGHMDSSGHMNHVCEQIEIDWKFANAVQAADNELLVRTIAKEVFRANGLEVNFKAKPMIGLAGNGEHTHIGMAAKLKSGKIINLFSPKEMTKDFMSSIGYGAIMGLLKNYEVINPFVSSTNDSLNRLKPGFEAPVCIVTSLGHDPKIPSRNRTILAGLVRDINSPMATRFELRACNPYTNTYIALSAIYSAILDGVKYSITKTTTELVSELSKEAGSSAGYLEKDRAYRSENDVFEDYTQEERDHLFSVPPATVWENMQALKNYPEKRSVITASGALRDQIIDAFVAGELIRWKTELISRIIPENRAIVSACQEIKSNYVTDQDSYNWNKINSMRCYLAKDSIDEKSLFTLLIKALNENDFATASGLQIEMYDKVEELKTLYAAYKMNMI
- a CDS encoding plasmid pRiA4b ORF-3 family protein, which encodes MKAYQVRIKLLDFHHDIWREVIIPADINFKLLHNTIQTSMGWYNSHLYEFNLPDEKLRITNDEESFSNFKTARKKYTKISPADNNNKLIYELLKTTIKRPQDLKIENYMEKYKFLNYIYDFGDNWVHRIFLREILTDYQYSYPTIISGIGACPPEDVGGTACYDEFLTAWSDPNHPEHNDTVKWGNTQHYHSFNQKTANNQLKNCFK